From a region of the Dunckerocampus dactyliophorus isolate RoL2022-P2 chromosome 20, RoL_Ddac_1.1, whole genome shotgun sequence genome:
- the klhl43 gene encoding kelch-like protein 31, which produces MAPKKKASRQKKVTPDAVSEVTMVSTPVPLKVEHRGNGVVVVESAAKKIEQMAALDIAQLNSLNLPLPPPIIKPGERGLGLGTELTRPLHGNALLEELSKMRQEKFLTDLELGCKTKSFDVHKLVISSISQYFQEILAKDPDMKRLELPSLSPLGLANVITFAYLGRVHMSLYTIGCTVSAAATLQIPQLLKMCTDFLLAELNVQTCVYIWNIAAAYGLLSVCDAARRFVLDNFVQFAETPLFTQLTLEQICAFLQEDSLMLPSEVTTFQLAMKWLDFDAARQPHAAALLSHVRLETIPACELVSQIQPVPRMMLDPQCHRLLVDAMNYHLLPHQQNTLQSRRTQVRASHQTLLTVGGRPSLTERALSREVLWRDPREGGAAWRHLAQLPAKSFNQCVAVMDGFLYVAGGEDQNDARNQAKHAVSTLSRYDPRFNTWLHLASMRQRRTHFSLAASGGRLFAIGGRNVEGLLATTESYLPSSNTWQMRAPMEVPRCCHASATLPSGNILVSGGYINCAYSRSVACYSVDSDTWMEKTPMETPRGWHCSATLGGKVYVVGGSQLGPGGERLDVLTVEVFFPEGEGAWSWAAPLQVGVSTAGLSPLADKLYLLGGWNEAEKRYKAAVQTYNPATDSWSPAEDLPEPTVGVSCCALSLPPRHTPRRQQHRNTPGHEEHQKAGKNRSRESSVAPVQSSTV; this is translated from the exons ATGGCCCCCAAGAAGAAGGCCTCTCGGCAGAAAAAGGTCACCCCTGATGCCGTCAGCGAGGTCACCATGGTGAGCACCCCCGTGCCCCTGAAGGTGGAGCATCGCGGCaacggggtggtggtggtggagagtGCGGCCAAGAAGATCGAGCAGATGGCGGCACTGGACATCGCCCAGCTGAACAGCCTCAACCTGCCCCTCCCGCCGCCCATCATCAAGCCCGGCGAGAGAGGTCTGGGCCTGGGCACCGAGCTCACACGGCCTCTGCACGGCAATGCTCTGCTGGAGGAGCTCAGCAAGATGCGTCAGGAGAA ATTCCTGACTGATCTGGAGTTGGGCTGCAAGACAAAATCCTTTGACGTCCACAAGCTGGTCATCTCCTCCATCAGTCAATATTTCCAGGAAATCCTGGCCAAAGATCCTGACATGAAGCGGCTGGAGCTCCCGTCCCTATCACCTCTTG GTTTGGCCAACGTCATCACCTTCGCTTACCTGGGCCGTGTGCACATGTCGCTCTACACCATCGGCTGCACCGTGTCGGCCGCCGCCACTCTGCAGATCCCCCAGCTCCTGAAGATGTGCACGGACTTCCTGCTGGCCGAGCTCAACGTGCAGACATGCGTGTACATCTGGAACATCGCCGCCGCCTACGGCCTGCTGTCCGTGTGTGACGCCGCCCGCCGCTTCGTGTTAGACAACTTTGTCCAGTTCGCCGAGACACCGCTCTTCACCCAGCTTACCCTGGAGCAGATCTGTGCCTTCCTGCAGGAAGACTCGCTGATGCTCCCCTCGGAGGTCACCACCTTCCAG CTGGCCATGAAGTGGCTGGACTTTGATGCCGCCCGCCAGCCTCATGCCGCCGCCCTCCTCTCTCACGTGCGACTCGAGACCATCCCGGCCTGTGAGTTGGTGAGCCAGATCCAGCCTGTGCCACGCATGATGCTGGATCCCCAGTGCCACCGCCTGCTGGTGGATGCCATGAACTACCACCTGCTGCCCCACCAGCAAAACACGCTGCAGTCCCGCCGCACGCAGGTCCGCGCCAGCCACCAGACCTTGCTCACCGTTGGCGGCCGGCCCTCGCTCACTGAACGTGCCCTCAGCCGCGAG GTGCTGTGGCGGGACCCTCGTGAGGGTGGAGCGGCCTGGCGCCACCTCGCCCAGCTGCCAGCAAAGAGCTTCAATCAGTGCGTGGCAGTGATGGATGGCTTTCTGTATGTGGCAGGTGGCGAGGACCAAAACGACGCTCGTAACCAGGCCAAGCACGCTGTCAGCACCCTCAGCAG GTATGACCCCCGCTTCAACACCTGGCTCCACCTGGCTAGTATGCGTCAACGCCGCACACATTTCTCACTGGCAGCCAGTGGGGGACGCCTGTTTGCCATCGGTGGTCGAAATGTGGAGGGCCTTCTGGCCACGACAGAGAGCTACCTGCCCTCCTCCAACACCTGGCAGATGCGTGCCCCTATGGAGGTGCCGCGCTGCTGCCATGCCAGTGCCACCCTCCCCTCCGGAAACATCCTGGTGAGTGGCGGCTACATCAACTGTGCCTACTCCCGCTCTGTGGCATGTTACAGCGTGGACAGCGACACCTGGATGGAGAAGACCCCCATGGAGACTCCCCGGGGCTGGCACTGCTCTGCCACCCTGGGTGGGAAAGTGTACGTGGTGGGTGGGAGCCAGCTGGGGCCCGGCGGGGAGAGGCTGGATGTGCTTACTGTGGAGGTCTTCTTCCCGGAGGGTGAGGGTGCATGGAGCTGGGCTGCCCCGCTACAAGTGGGCGTGAGCACGGCAGGCCTGTCGCCACTAGCCGACAAGCTATACCTGCTGGGGGGATGGAACGAGGCGGAGAAGCGCTACAAGGCCGCCGTCCAGACCTACAATCCGGCCACGGACAGCTGGTCCCCGGCGGAGGACCTGCCTGAGCCCACAGTGGGCGTGTCCTGCTGTGCGCTGTCACTGCCGCCTCGTCACACCCCACGCCGCCAGCAGCACCGCAACACACCAGGCCACGAGGAACACCAGAAGGCTGGGAAGAACCGGAGCAGAGAGAGCAGTGTGGCACCGGTGCAAAGCAGCACGGTATAG
- the eloa gene encoding elongin-A isoform X2, which translates to MAIKQRLKIAEICFPIGMKPLPGQHLPAVNMAEGLLETVDRLQSRLMESPEPRKLLKTLKRLGELPMTVDILVETGVGKTVNSFRKHEVAAEVAKGLVAKWKKLVPQPANRSSSNHAKEVPLSHSRGSSDAAQRRQRGPSPEVEEEDEEEPSYVEEDEERGYDMNYSPSPPRHEQYSPQRPGGDQYDSPKQEPEPEPSPSPRRDAKHAKLSKSDRNHHHSEQRQRHAPAGRDGGACGEGKKRSTDRERSPPPKPAKRCRKSHEGKSEEARKGGDNGRLLRAQKDSPAARDAEEDAFETPTMSFESFLTYDAPTSSFVKKKKKKTTTTSSHSRPSHASAAPAPSSCRTSQPASSSSSSSCSSSKTSKANGATSTKKSHSDSASAAPGKRRKVVEPLPSLPEIPLPDIQPNYRPLPSIDITPLSPQRRKGPVYNDEEDAGFTGKRFNSKMVVYSGSKTSYLPRMMTLYEQCIRVLQNNIDSIAEVGGVPFTILQPVLERCTPEQLYRIEQSNQWFTEESDELWMRHCQRDFKRESPQEYESWRELYLRLHDEREARLRRLTQNISSAHANKPKGRQVKIAFVNSAAKPPRDVRRRQEKFGTTNGSSADSTAAATPIKIRPASNDYSVESSRSSSSLLNPTPSSSRSSAITAGGGGATGGGHASREKPQVKKIAPMMAKTIKAFKNRFSRR; encoded by the exons ATGGCCATTAAACAACGCCTGAAAATAGCGGAAATTTGCTTCCCCATTGGGATGAAGCCGCTTCCGGGCCAACATTTGCCAGCAGTAAACATGGCGGAGGGCCTGCTAGAAACAGTGGACAGACTTCAGTCCCGGCTCATGGAGAGTCCGGAGCCCCGAAAG CTGCTAAAGACTCTGAAAAGACTGGGCGAGCTTCCGATGACCGTCGACATCCTGGTG gaaaCTGGAGTGGGGAAGACTGTGAACTCTTTTCGGAAGCATGAAGTTGCCGCTGAGGTGGCAAAAGGCCTGGTAGCCAAGTGGAAGAAGCTCGTCCCGCAGCCTGCTAACAG AAGCAGCAGCAATCACGCCAAAGAGGTGCCACTGTCACACTCACGAGGCTCCAGTGATGCGGCCCAAAGGCGGCAGCGAGGGCCCTCCCCTgaggtggaggaagaggacgagGAAGAGCCTTCCTATGTAGAAGAGGATGAAGAGCGAGGCTACGACATGAACTACTCCCCCTCACCACCGCGACACGAGCAGTACAGCCCCCAGCGGCCAGGGGGCGACCAGTACGACAGCCCCAAGCAGGAACCGGAACCGGAACCCAGCCCATCTCCTCGTAGAGACGCAAAACACGCCAAGCTGAGCAAAAGCGACAGGAACCACCACCACAGCGAGCAGCGGCAACGCCACGCGCCGGCCGGTCGTGACGGAGGCGCCTGTGGCGAGGGCAAGAAGCGCAGCACCGACAGGGAACGGAGTCCACCACCTAAGCCAGCGAAGCGCTGCAGGAAGTCACACGAGGGCAAGAGTGAGGAGGCCAGGAAGGGCGGAGATAATG ggCGACTGCTGCGAGCACAGAAGGACTCTCCTGCCGCCAGGGACGCGGAGGAAGATGCCTTTGAGACCCCCACCATGTCCTTTGAGTCCTTCCTCACCTATGACGCACCGACATCTTCCTTtgtcaagaagaagaagaagaagaccacGACAACGTCCTCGCACAGTCGCCCTTCCCACGCTTCCGCTGCCCCTGCCCCGTCTTCATGCCGCACATCTCAGCCCGCCTCctcgtcttcatcctcctcctgctcttCCTCCAAAACGAGCAAGGCCAATGGCGCCACGAGCACGAAGAAATCTCACTCGGACTCTGCTTCGGCTGCACCGGGAAAACGCAGAAAG GTGGTGGAACCTCTCCCCTCCCTTCCTGAAATCCCTCTGCCAGACATCCAGCCCAATTACAGACCTCTGCCCTCCATTGACATAACACCGCTGTCCCCTCAGAGACGGAAag GTCCCGTCTACAACGACGAGGAGGACGCTGGCTTTACGGGGAAGCGATTCAACTCCAAGATGGTGGTCTATTCAGGGTCCAAGACCTCGTACCTGCCCCGGATGATGACGCTGTACGAGCAGTGCATACGAGTGCTGCAGAACAACATCGACT CCATTGCTGAGGTGGGGGGGGTGCCATTTACCATCCTACAACCGGTGCTGGAGCGGTGCACTCCGGAACAGCTGTATCGCATCGAGCAGAGCAACCAG tggtTCACGGAGGAATCAGACGAGCTGTGGATGCGTCACTGTCAGCGCGACTTTAAGCGGGAGAGCCCCCAGGAATACGAGTCGTGGCGGGAGCTCTACCTGCGGCTGCACGATGAGCGAGAAGCGCGCCTGAGGCGGCTGACTCAAAACATCAGCTCGGCGCACGCCAACAAGCCCAAAG GGCGGCAGGTCAAGATCGCGTTTGTCAACTCGGCTGCCAAACCGCCGCGAGACGTCCGCCGCCGGCAAGAAAAGTTTGGAACCACCAACGGTTCCTCTGCAGACTCCACCGCCGCCGCCACACCCATCAA AATAAGGCCAGCAAGCAACGACTACTCTGTCGAATCCAGCCgctcctcctcttccctccTCAACCCGACACCCAGCTCATCCCGCTCCTCAGCGATTACAgcaggaggaggcggagcaaCAGGTGGAGGACACGCCTCCCGGGAAAAGCCACAGGTGAAAA AAATCGCCCCCATGATGGCCAAAACTATCAAAGCTTTCAAGAACAGATTCTCTCGCCGATAA
- the eloa gene encoding elongin-A isoform X1 — MAIKQRLKIAEICFPIGMKPLPGQHLPAVNMAEGLLETVDRLQSRLMESPEPRKLLKTLKRLGELPMTVDILVETGVGKTVNSFRKHEVAAEVAKGLVAKWKKLVPQPANRSSSNHAKEVPLSHSRGSSDAAQRRQRGPSPEVEEEDEEEPSYVEEDEERGYDMNYSPSPPRHEQYSPQRPGGDQYDSPKQEPEPEPSPSPRRDAKHAKLSKSDRNHHHSEQRQRHAPAGRDGGACGEGKKRSTDRERSPPPKPAKRCRKSHEGKSEEARKGGDNGRLLRAQKDSPAARDAEEDAFETPTMSFESFLTYDAPTSSFVKKKKKKTTTTSSHSRPSHASAAPAPSSCRTSQPASSSSSSSCSSSKTSKANGATSTKKSHSDSASAAPGKRRKVVEPLPSLPEIPLPDIQPNYRPLPSIDITPLSPQRRKGPVYNDEEDAGFTGKRFNSKMVVYSGSKTSYLPRMMTLYEQCIRVLQNNIDSIAEVGGVPFTILQPVLERCTPEQLYRIEQSNQWFTEESDELWMRHCQRDFKRESPQEYESWRELYLRLHDEREARLRRLTQNISSAHANKPKGWRRAGRFSFNVSHVSKVRTCGLVSLLVRAAGQDRVCQLGCQTAARRPPPARKVWNHQRFLCRLHRRRHTHQNKASKQRLLCRIQPLLLFPPQPDTQLIPLLSDYSRRRRSNRWRTRLPGKATGEKNRPHDGQNYQSFQEQILSPIRTKTSAPFSI; from the exons ATGGCCATTAAACAACGCCTGAAAATAGCGGAAATTTGCTTCCCCATTGGGATGAAGCCGCTTCCGGGCCAACATTTGCCAGCAGTAAACATGGCGGAGGGCCTGCTAGAAACAGTGGACAGACTTCAGTCCCGGCTCATGGAGAGTCCGGAGCCCCGAAAG CTGCTAAAGACTCTGAAAAGACTGGGCGAGCTTCCGATGACCGTCGACATCCTGGTG gaaaCTGGAGTGGGGAAGACTGTGAACTCTTTTCGGAAGCATGAAGTTGCCGCTGAGGTGGCAAAAGGCCTGGTAGCCAAGTGGAAGAAGCTCGTCCCGCAGCCTGCTAACAG AAGCAGCAGCAATCACGCCAAAGAGGTGCCACTGTCACACTCACGAGGCTCCAGTGATGCGGCCCAAAGGCGGCAGCGAGGGCCCTCCCCTgaggtggaggaagaggacgagGAAGAGCCTTCCTATGTAGAAGAGGATGAAGAGCGAGGCTACGACATGAACTACTCCCCCTCACCACCGCGACACGAGCAGTACAGCCCCCAGCGGCCAGGGGGCGACCAGTACGACAGCCCCAAGCAGGAACCGGAACCGGAACCCAGCCCATCTCCTCGTAGAGACGCAAAACACGCCAAGCTGAGCAAAAGCGACAGGAACCACCACCACAGCGAGCAGCGGCAACGCCACGCGCCGGCCGGTCGTGACGGAGGCGCCTGTGGCGAGGGCAAGAAGCGCAGCACCGACAGGGAACGGAGTCCACCACCTAAGCCAGCGAAGCGCTGCAGGAAGTCACACGAGGGCAAGAGTGAGGAGGCCAGGAAGGGCGGAGATAATG ggCGACTGCTGCGAGCACAGAAGGACTCTCCTGCCGCCAGGGACGCGGAGGAAGATGCCTTTGAGACCCCCACCATGTCCTTTGAGTCCTTCCTCACCTATGACGCACCGACATCTTCCTTtgtcaagaagaagaagaagaagaccacGACAACGTCCTCGCACAGTCGCCCTTCCCACGCTTCCGCTGCCCCTGCCCCGTCTTCATGCCGCACATCTCAGCCCGCCTCctcgtcttcatcctcctcctgctcttCCTCCAAAACGAGCAAGGCCAATGGCGCCACGAGCACGAAGAAATCTCACTCGGACTCTGCTTCGGCTGCACCGGGAAAACGCAGAAAG GTGGTGGAACCTCTCCCCTCCCTTCCTGAAATCCCTCTGCCAGACATCCAGCCCAATTACAGACCTCTGCCCTCCATTGACATAACACCGCTGTCCCCTCAGAGACGGAAag GTCCCGTCTACAACGACGAGGAGGACGCTGGCTTTACGGGGAAGCGATTCAACTCCAAGATGGTGGTCTATTCAGGGTCCAAGACCTCGTACCTGCCCCGGATGATGACGCTGTACGAGCAGTGCATACGAGTGCTGCAGAACAACATCGACT CCATTGCTGAGGTGGGGGGGGTGCCATTTACCATCCTACAACCGGTGCTGGAGCGGTGCACTCCGGAACAGCTGTATCGCATCGAGCAGAGCAACCAG tggtTCACGGAGGAATCAGACGAGCTGTGGATGCGTCACTGTCAGCGCGACTTTAAGCGGGAGAGCCCCCAGGAATACGAGTCGTGGCGGGAGCTCTACCTGCGGCTGCACGATGAGCGAGAAGCGCGCCTGAGGCGGCTGACTCAAAACATCAGCTCGGCGCACGCCAACAAGCCCAAAGGTTGGCGGCGTGCCGGCCGTTTTTCTTTCAACGTCAGTCACGTCTCAAAAGTCAGGACGTGCGGTCTTGTTTCTTTGCTGGTCAGGGCGGCAGGTCAAGATCGCGTTTGTCAACTCGGCTGCCAAACCGCCGCGAGACGTCCGCCGCCGGCAAGAAAAGTTTGGAACCACCAACGGTTCCTCTGCAGACTCCACCGCCGCCGCCACACCCATCAA AATAAGGCCAGCAAGCAACGACTACTCTGTCGAATCCAGCCgctcctcctcttccctccTCAACCCGACACCCAGCTCATCCCGCTCCTCAGCGATTACAgcaggaggaggcggagcaaCAGGTGGAGGACACGCCTCCCGGGAAAAGCCACAGGTGAAAA AAATCGCCCCCATGATGGCCAAAACTATCAAAGCTTTCAAGAACAGATTCTCTCGCCGATAAGAACGAAAACATCAGCTCCTTTTTCCATTTAA
- the eloa gene encoding elongin-A isoform X3, whose protein sequence is MTVDILVETGVGKTVNSFRKHEVAAEVAKGLVAKWKKLVPQPANRSSSNHAKEVPLSHSRGSSDAAQRRQRGPSPEVEEEDEEEPSYVEEDEERGYDMNYSPSPPRHEQYSPQRPGGDQYDSPKQEPEPEPSPSPRRDAKHAKLSKSDRNHHHSEQRQRHAPAGRDGGACGEGKKRSTDRERSPPPKPAKRCRKSHEGKSEEARKGGDNGRLLRAQKDSPAARDAEEDAFETPTMSFESFLTYDAPTSSFVKKKKKKTTTTSSHSRPSHASAAPAPSSCRTSQPASSSSSSSCSSSKTSKANGATSTKKSHSDSASAAPGKRRKVVEPLPSLPEIPLPDIQPNYRPLPSIDITPLSPQRRKGPVYNDEEDAGFTGKRFNSKMVVYSGSKTSYLPRMMTLYEQCIRVLQNNIDSIAEVGGVPFTILQPVLERCTPEQLYRIEQSNQWFTEESDELWMRHCQRDFKRESPQEYESWRELYLRLHDEREARLRRLTQNISSAHANKPKGWRRAGRFSFNVSHVSKVRTCGLVSLLVRAAGQDRVCQLGCQTAARRPPPARKVWNHQRFLCRLHRRRHTHQNKASKQRLLCRIQPLLLFPPQPDTQLIPLLSDYSRRRRSNRWRTRLPGKATGEKNRPHDGQNYQSFQEQILSPIRTKTSAPFSI, encoded by the exons ATGACCGTCGACATCCTGGTG gaaaCTGGAGTGGGGAAGACTGTGAACTCTTTTCGGAAGCATGAAGTTGCCGCTGAGGTGGCAAAAGGCCTGGTAGCCAAGTGGAAGAAGCTCGTCCCGCAGCCTGCTAACAG AAGCAGCAGCAATCACGCCAAAGAGGTGCCACTGTCACACTCACGAGGCTCCAGTGATGCGGCCCAAAGGCGGCAGCGAGGGCCCTCCCCTgaggtggaggaagaggacgagGAAGAGCCTTCCTATGTAGAAGAGGATGAAGAGCGAGGCTACGACATGAACTACTCCCCCTCACCACCGCGACACGAGCAGTACAGCCCCCAGCGGCCAGGGGGCGACCAGTACGACAGCCCCAAGCAGGAACCGGAACCGGAACCCAGCCCATCTCCTCGTAGAGACGCAAAACACGCCAAGCTGAGCAAAAGCGACAGGAACCACCACCACAGCGAGCAGCGGCAACGCCACGCGCCGGCCGGTCGTGACGGAGGCGCCTGTGGCGAGGGCAAGAAGCGCAGCACCGACAGGGAACGGAGTCCACCACCTAAGCCAGCGAAGCGCTGCAGGAAGTCACACGAGGGCAAGAGTGAGGAGGCCAGGAAGGGCGGAGATAATG ggCGACTGCTGCGAGCACAGAAGGACTCTCCTGCCGCCAGGGACGCGGAGGAAGATGCCTTTGAGACCCCCACCATGTCCTTTGAGTCCTTCCTCACCTATGACGCACCGACATCTTCCTTtgtcaagaagaagaagaagaagaccacGACAACGTCCTCGCACAGTCGCCCTTCCCACGCTTCCGCTGCCCCTGCCCCGTCTTCATGCCGCACATCTCAGCCCGCCTCctcgtcttcatcctcctcctgctcttCCTCCAAAACGAGCAAGGCCAATGGCGCCACGAGCACGAAGAAATCTCACTCGGACTCTGCTTCGGCTGCACCGGGAAAACGCAGAAAG GTGGTGGAACCTCTCCCCTCCCTTCCTGAAATCCCTCTGCCAGACATCCAGCCCAATTACAGACCTCTGCCCTCCATTGACATAACACCGCTGTCCCCTCAGAGACGGAAag GTCCCGTCTACAACGACGAGGAGGACGCTGGCTTTACGGGGAAGCGATTCAACTCCAAGATGGTGGTCTATTCAGGGTCCAAGACCTCGTACCTGCCCCGGATGATGACGCTGTACGAGCAGTGCATACGAGTGCTGCAGAACAACATCGACT CCATTGCTGAGGTGGGGGGGGTGCCATTTACCATCCTACAACCGGTGCTGGAGCGGTGCACTCCGGAACAGCTGTATCGCATCGAGCAGAGCAACCAG tggtTCACGGAGGAATCAGACGAGCTGTGGATGCGTCACTGTCAGCGCGACTTTAAGCGGGAGAGCCCCCAGGAATACGAGTCGTGGCGGGAGCTCTACCTGCGGCTGCACGATGAGCGAGAAGCGCGCCTGAGGCGGCTGACTCAAAACATCAGCTCGGCGCACGCCAACAAGCCCAAAGGTTGGCGGCGTGCCGGCCGTTTTTCTTTCAACGTCAGTCACGTCTCAAAAGTCAGGACGTGCGGTCTTGTTTCTTTGCTGGTCAGGGCGGCAGGTCAAGATCGCGTTTGTCAACTCGGCTGCCAAACCGCCGCGAGACGTCCGCCGCCGGCAAGAAAAGTTTGGAACCACCAACGGTTCCTCTGCAGACTCCACCGCCGCCGCCACACCCATCAA AATAAGGCCAGCAAGCAACGACTACTCTGTCGAATCCAGCCgctcctcctcttccctccTCAACCCGACACCCAGCTCATCCCGCTCCTCAGCGATTACAgcaggaggaggcggagcaaCAGGTGGAGGACACGCCTCCCGGGAAAAGCCACAGGTGAAAA AAATCGCCCCCATGATGGCCAAAACTATCAAAGCTTTCAAGAACAGATTCTCTCGCCGATAAGAACGAAAACATCAGCTCCTTTTTCCATTTAA
- the pithd1 gene encoding PITH domain-containing protein 1, with the protein MSGHGHHDHGCSCEGSHEPAERGIEYGLYRRIDLDKVQCLNESRDGDGKLVFKPWDQRNDRDKYVESDADEELLFNIPFTGSVKLKGVIISGEDDDSHPAEIRLYKNIPQMSFDGTGREPEQAFRLNRDPGAQLEYPTKIARFSNVQHLSIHISKNFGDENTRIYYIGLKGEYSEAHRHQVTICNYEAAANPADHKVESIVPQTDFIS; encoded by the exons ATGTCCGGACACGGACACCACGACCACGGCTGCAGCTGCGAGGGCTCACATGAGCCCGCGGAGAGGGGCATCGAGTACGGACTGTACCGGCGCATCGACCTGGACAAGGTGCAGTGTCTGAACGAGAGCAGAGACGGCGACGGCAAGCTGGTGTTCAAGCCGTGGGACCAGCGGAACGACCGGGACAAG TATGTGGAGAGTGACGCAGACGAGGAGCTGCTGTTCAATATCCC TTTCACAGGTAGCGTGAAGCTGAAAGGCGTCATCATCTCGGGAGAAGACGACGACTCTCATCCGGCAGAGATACGACT GTACAAGAACATCCCTCAGATGTCTTTTGACGGCACGGGAAGAGAACCAGAACAAGCCTTCAGACTCAACCGAGACCCCGGCGCCCAGCTGGAGTACCCAACAAA AATCGCCCGTTTTTCCAACGTCCAGCACCTCTCCATCCATATCTCCAAGAACTTTGGAGACGAGAACACCCGGATCTACTACATCGGCCTCAAAGGGGAATACTCAGAG GCTCACCGACACCAAGTGACCATCTGCAACTACGAGGCGGCCGCCAACCCCGCAGATCACAAAGTGGAGAGCATCGTCCCGCAAACCGACTTCATCTCCTGA